CTTATTAATGGGGTAAAAGTCATGACTATTATTAAAAAATAAATATGAACCAAAATAAAATTGTAAAAAAGCTCTATTTGATTTTACAAATCCAAACTTAGATTCAACTTCCTGCTTAAATGTGAACTTTTGATTTGGTAGCAGCTCAATAAACATATCCTTTTTTATTCTATAATCTATTTCTGAATCGAAAATGGTTCTATGCCTCTCAGAATTTGTCGAATTAAGAATTTTAGCTGATTTAAATCTTCCAATATAAAATGAATGACTAATATTATCTTGATTTATTATGCTGTGGGTAAAAACATTATCTTCTTTATCATACTTTAATGTATAATAGACAGGAGAATCTAAAACAGGAGATCTGTCATCAATTTCTGATACTAGGAAAATTAAACCATTGCTCTTAAAAACATTTTCTTGTGAGTATAATGGAAATATAATAATTACTAATTGGAGTAAAATTAATCTTTTCATTCGCACTCACCATTATCTTCTGTATCATTAAAATCTTTTTCAAAGGAAGCTGCGGGTCTTGGAGGAATAGAATATTTCCATGGATCTAGCAATACACCAACAACTGTTCCTAAATCAGGTTTTAGATCAAAATGTTGTGGATAATCCTCTTTTAATTGCTCCATTGTAGGAGTGTTTGGAGTTATTCCTAATTCAATATCTACTTGTGCTGCATTATCAAATGCTTGCACTTCTTTATCAATACCATAAACAAAGCCTTGTGTAGCTTGAACATTATGAGTTCCTTCATGAGTTAATCTACCAGGTAATTCGTCTAATGTAATACTTAATGATGGATTATTATTTATATTTATAACCTCATCTTTAAAACCAAAATAATTTATATGCTGAGCTCTAGTTGTTGTTCCTAGATCTTTATATTTTATCTGTCCCTTATCATTTAAATCTTTTAAATTTGATACAACTTTCTGGCCATAGTCAGTTTCACCAAAGTTTGTCCCACCTATAACATCAATTGCAATAGTGATATCATCATCTCCTGGATTAGCTCTAAATTCAGCTAACCCCAACGGATCTATATAGTTAATCGGATCATTCCCAACATAAGCATACCAGTTTGTGCCATCACGGATTGGATCAACAGTCGTCCATCTCATGTTAACCGGTGAATAGTCTCTAAATCCGTAATTATATAATCCTGTTTCCATATCTTCTATTTTACCATTATATCCGAAAAAGTTTTCCTTGTCAGGCCAATTCCACATATTAACAGTATTACCAAATACAGTATATTTTACAGGTCTAATTGAATTATTTTCTTCATAAGCTACAACTGAACCTAAATTATCATGTCTATAAAAAGTTTCATGTGTATAATGCCATCTAGTTTCATCTGTTGTTAATACTTGCGAATACAAATAATCATGTTCTAAAACTTGAATATCATGCCAATTATTTGGATAAACTCTTTCTTCAAGCAATGTATTAAAACTAAATCCATCATAAGTATAATTAGATACAGTCTCTTCTACACTTTTAAAACTTGCATTGGCTTTGCCTTTGTTCTTAAAATCTATATTGTTCTCGCTATAATAACCAACAGATCGAGAGTTTCTTCTTCCAATACATCGTATGTATAAGTTATTTTTTGTACATCTTCTATATAAGTAGATAGTCTGTTTTCAAAATTGTAGGACATATCAATTTCATTTCCATTAACAATCTCTTTAATCATATTTCCATTATAGTCAAACTCAAAGCTTTTTTTACCAGCTACTAACAATTGATTTTCTTCATTGTAACTATAATCAACTGTACCAAAAGGAGTTGTTTTAGAATTTATATTACCATTCACATCATAGTTAAACTCTTCACTCCATATATTTTTATTAAAATCAAGATATTTCCATGATGGATTAATAAGATCTGAAGCGTCTCGAACTAATTGTTGCTCTTCAAATGACATGTCCCAACGATCTAAACTATTTTTATTACTTCTTTTTCCATTATTTATCTTTAATTGTGAATTATAATTCCATATATCATGCTTATCTTTAAAATACCCTAAATCTTTTAATTCAGCAAAAGATTGTTTTAAATAGCCAGAGTCATAAGAATACTCTGCCTTTGCAAGCTGTCCTAAGGCATTGTAATCATATGAGCTCATTGCTCCTGTTTCATCTACAGAAAGTATTTTCTGTCCTAATTCATTATATACAAAACTTTCAGCTCGAACTATTTGTCGGCGGTTTTTATGTAAGTATGAAGTCATTCTTCCAACAGCATCATAAGACATAATGGAAGTATCATTATCACTTTCTCTTAAAACTTCTTGACCAAGTTCATTGTAACTGATGTTAAACTCTCTAGTCATGGCACTATGGGAATAATGTGTGTTTTCGTTTTTCTTAACTTTAGTTAAACAGTTTTTACAGCAGATGCTTTCTGATGAAAAGAACTCTGTACTATCAAGAGCCACCAGGATGGCTCCATTAAGTCCACTGTACTTTTTGAGATAACCATTTTTTTAATCCATTCGAAAGATTTTAAATATGCTGGATATAAAAGGGAGGCTTCACATTCATCAAGTAGGTTTCTTATATGATTATCTGTTGGAATCATCTCAATTCCAAATAATGATCTGGCATTATTTTTCCCTTTTGAGTTCTCCATGGCTTTCTGGTGTGAAAGGAACGATTGATTCTGCATATGAAAACATGAATAAGCGGCCTATGCGACATCTGACATTTTATATTGCGTGTTTCTCACTGATCTATTATCAGGGAAATGCTCAATGCTATCGTAGAGAAAAGATAAAAATGTATTAAATGCTGATTTTCCGGCTCCCATTGAAAATTTTATAACAGAAAAGCAAAAATTATAAAACCCTTTTCAAGAGAATATTTTATAAAAAGTATTTTATGTTTATATTTGAACATTGCTATGCGATGGTTTTAATAAGGAGAATTGCTGACTGTAAACACTTAATATTGATTTTATCACGACATTAAAATATAATGTTTTGCGATAGAAGTATGTAATTCTCTATGTTAAAAGGAATTATACGTGTTTATAGAAAAATATAAAAAGGATGTAATATATATGTCATTTATGGAACAAGTTAAAAAGAGATGGGTAGAGAACAACACCCTTGTATGTGTTGGATTAGATCCTGATGTAGAGAAGATACCAGCAAAATATAGGGAGTTAGAAAACCCTTTATTTGCATTTAATAAGGATATTATTGATGCTACAGCCCAGTACGTATGCTGCTACAAACCACAAATTGCATATTATAACGGTGTTGGCCTTGAGAGGGACTTAGAGCTTACAATTAATTATATTCATGAGTCTTATCCAGGAATACCTGTAATATTAGATGCTAAACGTGGAGATATTGGTTCAACAGCTCAAATGTATGTAAAAGAGGCTTTTACTCGATATAAAGCGGACTCTGTTACTGTAAACCCGTATATGGGTGGAGATACCTTGGAGCCATTTTTAGAACAAAAAGATAAGGCTACAATTATACTTTGTAGAACTTCTAACCCAGGAGCTGTTGATCTTCAGGACCTAGAAATTGATGGGAAACCACTCTATATGCATGTTGCTAGTAAGGCGACTAATAGTTGGAATAGGAATAAAAACATTCTTCTAGTAGTAGGTGCAACTTATCCTGAGGAGCTTAAAAAAATTAGAGAAGTTATTGGGGATATCCCATTTTTAACACCCGGTATTGGTGCTCAAGGTGGCGATGTGGAGAAGGCTGTTAAAGCTGGAACTACACCAGATGGTACTGGAATGATAATTAACTCATCCCGTGGTATTATCTACGCAGAAGACCCTTCTATTGCAGCTAAAAGTTTAAGGGATGAAATAAACCTATATAGATAGTAATATAAAGGGGCTTTATTTAAAGTTGTATTTTTTAATAGCCCCTTTTTTTATTTAGTATGTTTTAAAACCTTATTTAGGAACTTTCTAACCCTAGGATCTTCACTATTGTTTAATACATCACTTGCCGAACCACACTGAACAATCCCCTCATCCTCTATAAACATAACCTTATCAGCTGCTTCCTTGGCAAAACCCATTTCATGGGTAACTAGTACCAACTGCATTCCCTCATTTCTTAACTCATATATAAGGTCTAAAACTTCTGATGTATATTCAGGGTCTAAAGCTGATGTAGGTTCATCTAATAAAAGATACTCCGGTTTTATTGCAACAGCCCTACATATTGCTATCCTCTGTTGTTGACCTCCTGATAGTGCTATAGGTTTTTTATTCCCCTGATTCCCTAGATTAAACCTATCTAAAAGATCAAATGCCATCTCCTTTGCAATCTTAGGTTTTACATTATGAACCTTAATTAGGGGTAAGGTTATATTTTCAACTGCAGTTAAGTGGGGAAATAGGTTGTATGCTTGATATACCATACCTATTCTTTTTCTATATTGGGATAGATATTTCTCGTCGTATATAATTTGTTTATTATTAATTATTACATCTCCACCCTGGGGTTTTTCGAGGCCTGCTAATAACCTTAATAGGGTAGTTTTTCCCCCACCTGAGGGGCCTATTAAAACTAGAGAGTCAAAATCCTCTAGTTTTATTGAAACATCGGTTAAAACCCTATGATTTCCAAAACTCTTTGAGAGATTTTTAAGCTCAAGTTTCATATTTAAATTTCCTTTCTAAGTAGCCTGTTAATATAGATATAGGTATAGTTAATAGTAGATACCCAACTGCTAAAGGTACATAACTCTCAATTGTAGAGAATGTATTTGCATTTATCTCCCTAGCTGCCATTGTAAACTCTTTAATAGCAATAATAGATAGAAGGGATGAGTCCTTAATTAAAGATGCAAACTGCCCTGCAAGGGGTGGTAAAACCCTGGTTAAAACCTGGGGAAAGAGAATATACCTATAGGTTTGTGTCTTACTTAACCCTATGGCCTTAGCAGTCTCCCTTTGTGTCTCTCCAATACTATCAACACCAGCTCTAATTATTTCTGCAATATAAGCACCGGAGAAGAAAGACATTATTATTACACCTGCTACATACCTATTATCTATACCAATAAAATTAGCCACAACATAGAAAAATATTAATATCTGTACTATTAGGGGGGTACCTCTAATAATTTCTATATATATTTTTGAAACGACTCTTAGCGGTAGGAATCGACTTCTGCCAAAAACTCCAAAAAATAAACCTATAATAACACTAAATAGCAGACTTATTAGGGATAGAACTATTGTAGTGTAAAAACCAGTTAATAGGTTATCCTTATATTTATATACATTGTCCCACCTGAGATCATAATCAAGAATTGAGAAACCCTTAATTATAAATATTGCCAGAAAAATAAATATAATAGTAAAATTTAAGAGTATAGCCCCCCTCGGAGGTCTATCCGAGGGATTTTTTAATAAAAAATATCTTTTTAAACTAAACATTAAATATCAAAGAAAAATGGAATTCCGGAATCATCGAAGATAGTCTTTATATATCCTAGATATTTATCACCTAACTTATTAAAGCCTCCATTATCCTGGTACTCTTTAATAAACTTATTAACATCCCTTAAAAGCTCATCATTACCTTTTTTAACAGCCATTCCCCAATACCCCTCTGACCCTGGTAGAGGTTCTAGATTCATTCTTGTAGTTTCAATATTTCTTTGGTAATTTTCGTATACTGTTAAAACATCGTATATAAAAATATCTGCCTTCCCCTGGGAAACTTCTAAAACACAGGCTGCTACCTCATCAAAAAGTCTAACTTCCGCTTTTTTAAAAATATTTTTGGCTAAATTAGCTCCAGTAGTTCCAGATTTAACAGCAACAACTACACCCTCTTTATCAGCATCTGCAAAACCTGTTACTTTTGATTCATTATTAATTAGTAGGCTTAACCCAGACTTAATATACGGGTTAGAAAAGTCAACTACCTGAGCTCTTTCATCAGTAATTGTCATTGAGGATATAATGATATCCGCCTTATTTGTCTGTAAAGAAGGGATAAGGCCTGTCCATGCGATATTCTCAATAACCACTTCTCTACCTAAGTATTTACCAAGATCCTTAGCAATATCTACACTTATTCCAGAAGGGTTTCCACTCTCATCACTCATTTCAAATGGTGGATATTGTAGTTCCATTGCAACTGTTAATTTATTATTATTATCATCCTTACAACCAAGAAATGATAATAGAATTATTGATATTATTAATAACTTTTTCATCTATTAACTCCTTTTTAAATAGTATACTAAGGATTTAAATAAATAAAAAGTATTTTATTAGGAATAATTATTAACTAGGTTTTTTAATCATCATATCCTGAACTTCAGCCGCTTTTTTAGCATCCATAAACAGAATCCATGTTGATGAGTTTGATACCCGACCATCCCTTAAAGCTATTTCATCCTCTTTTCTTAGAGTATCAACAACCTTAAGAACAGGGTAGTTATTTAAAATATCCACTACTGATTGTGGTGGAAGAGCAGCAAGATAGCTTACAGTTGTTTCTAGGTTTTTCTGTTCATCATTATACCTATTTAGAGCCTCTTCTAGGGATTTCTCCTTATCTATGATTGCAGCTTCTTTCTCCTTTAACTCTTCTAAGACCTGTCTATTTTTAGCCTCTTCTAAAGTGATACCCTCTTCCCTGGATTTTAAAGCGATCTCCCTTCTCTCAATTGCTTCCCTCTCTTTTACTAAACGTACCGCATCAAGGAGGTAGATATTAGACTCTTCATCGACAACTGGAGTCTCCTCATCAATTCCTACTAAATTTGTTATAAAATTAAGAGAGTCTCCCCTATCTATAACACCTAAAAAGTCAAACCATAAAATTCCACCAATTATTAAAATAACTATAAGAAGTAGTAGCAGTATGGATTTCCCTATCATTCCTGCGATTGAATTATTAGCCATTATACAGTACCCCCAAGTAATCTTTCTCTAATTTTTGATGAGTTATTTATCTCATTTATAAACATTGTCTCTTCTTTAAGACTCTCTTTTTTATACTTTTTAAGGGAGTTATCCTTTAGTTTATCTATAACTTTTCTCTCCATGGATTTTTGAAGATAAACCTCTTTAACCCTATCCCTATCTAACTCTTTCTCTTTTAAAAGGGACTCTTCCCTCTTCTTTTGGTATAACAATCTATCTTCATATATACATTTAACCTGCATCTGGCTTATATCCACACTACTTAATCTAGAGGAGTTTAACTTACTCTCTATTTCTGAGATTCTGTTTTTTACCAGTTGAACTTCTTTATTAGCTAGTCCAAGTTTAGCTTCCCACTCTTTTTCAATATTTTCTCTAATTGATAAAACAGTCTCTAGGTTAAATTTAAACTTTTTCATTAAGCTTCACCATCAAAATTATGCCCCGAAATAAAGCCTTGTCTAGAAAGGGTCTCATCTATTGATACCCCCTCATCAATATCCTGTCTTAAAAAGTTATTTATATCCTGCATCTTATCTATAGCTTCATCAATATCAGGGTTAGAACCCTTTGCATAGGCTCCAATATTTATTAAATCTTCCTTATCCCTATATAGGGCTAACATCTTTCTTATGTAACCTATATTCTGCTGTACAGGCTTACTTGTAATTTTATTAGTAAGTCTGGATACAGATTGTAAAACATCAATAGCGGGATAGTGAAATTTATGGGCTAGATCCCTACTTAGTACTATGTGACCATCTAAAATTCCCCGTACTGCATCTGCAATTGGTTCATCCATATCATCACCTTCTACTAGTATTGTATAAAAGCCTGTAATAGAACCTCTCTCATTGGTTCCAGCCCTTTCTAAGAGTTTAGGTAACATAGTAAAAACCGATGGAGTGTATCCCCTTGTGGCTGGAGGTTCCCCAGTAGAGAGACCGATCTCCCTCTGAGCCATTGCAAAACGTGTTACAGAGTCAAAAAGAAGCATAACGTCCTTTCCTTGATCTCTAAAATATTCTGCTACAGCTGTAGCGACAAATGCCCCTTTTAACCTGGCAAGTGGGGGAGAATCCCCAGTAGCAACTATAATAACAGATCTTTTAAGACCCTCTTCTCCTAGGTCATTTTCAAGAAACTCACGAACCTCTCGACCCCTCTCTCCAATTAATGCAATTACATTTATATCCGCATCTGTATTTCTTGCAACCATTCCCATTAGTGTTGATTTACCAACACCAGATCCTGCAAAAATACCTACACGTTGCCCCTTCCCTATAGGGATTAGACCGTCTATGGATTTAACACCTGTTACAACCCTATCTTCTATTTTTTTCCTTGTCATTGCATCAGGAGGAGTATTCATAGCAGGGTATCTCTTTCCATCGACAATTGCTCCCTTACCATCTGTAGGCCTACCAAGGCCATCAAAAACCCGGCCTAACATAGAATCGGATACATTGACATGAAGAGTCTCTCCACTTGCTGTTACAAGGGATCCAATTTTAACACCATCCATCTCGCCGTAGGCCATAAGTTGAACCTTAGTTCCCTTAAGTGCAACAACTTCACACCAAAGACGTCCGGGGTTCTTTTTATCCTTATCAGGATCAATAGTTATATAACATAACTCTCCAATAACAGCTTGAGGTCCAGTGCTCTCGATAACCATACCATGAATACCAGTTACGCTTCCTGTAAACTTAACAGGTTCGAGCTCTTTTAAAGTTGAAATGTATTTATCAAAGATCTCCAAATTCCTCTAACCTCTTCTTCTCCATATCCGCTTTAATAGGCATTAAGTCCCGAATTCTATCTTCTATCTCTCTTAACTGACTGGATATTCTTGCATCTATTCGACCAAGGTTAGTCTCAATTATACAACCACCCTTCTCTATAGTTGAATCTTCTAATACCGTAATTGCAGAGACACTCTCTATCATCTCCATAAAATCTTTTATGTGTTCTGTTGTTAAAGCAACATCTGCTAAGTTTACCTTAATCTCAACTTCACCCCGGCTTTTCATTTTTCTTAAGGCCTGAATAACATTACTTAAAACAACATTTTTTTGCTCTTCCGAGATTACTTTAACTACTTTCTGAGATATTAATAAAACAAGCTCAACCATTTGGTTTTCAGCCTCCATTATTATATCCCGTCTCTTATCAATGGCTGCATTTAAAACTTTATGAACCCTATCAACTAATCTTTGGACCTCATCTCTACCAGAGTTATACCCCTCTTCCTTTCCAAGGTTAACTCCCTCGTTATAAGCTTCAGCCTTTATTTTCTCAGTCTCAGCCTTTGCTTCGTTGATTATTTTTTCTGCTTCATCTTTAGCTCTGTTTAAGGTTAAAGTAGCTTCGTCTATTAGTTTATTTGACTCAATTTGTGCATCATCAACCTTATCTTGAGCCATTTTCGCACTAGATTCCTGGGCTCTCTCTTTAATCTGGTTAGCTTCATTTTCAGCTTGAGATACAAGAAAACTCTTCTCCTGCTCCCACCTTTGCTTAAACTCTTCAGCTTCCCTTCTTAGATCGTCTGCTGTAGGCCCTGTATACTCTTCCATCTCAGTAAGTTCATCTAACTCTTCAACTTCTTCTATACTTTCAAAAACAGGAGCTTGGATTTCTACTTTTTGTACGAGATTCATTATTTCCATTGGTCTAAATACATTTTTTGCCATCTAACTGCTCCTTAAACCAGTACGTCCTCTTCACCACTTCTGGCAATGATAACTTCACCTTGTTCCTCAAGTTTTCTAATAATTGAAACTATTTTCTGCTGGGCATCCTCTACATCCTTCCGTCTTGTAGGTCCCATATACTCCATATCCTCTTTTAATAGGGCTGCAGCCCTCTTACTCATATTTCTATATATTTTATCTTGAACATCCGCATCTACACCCTTAAGAGCTTTTGATAACTCGGAAGTATCAACTTCACGCATAATTTTCTGAATTGATTTATCATCAAGCATAACAATATCCTCGAATACAAACATTCTCTTCTTAATCTCTTCTGCTAACTCTGGATCATCCTCTTCTAGAACCTCAATAATACTCTTCTCTGTTGTTCTATCTACAAGGTTTAAAATCTCAACAATACTCTCAACACCACCAGCTGACGTATAATCTTCCTGGGATACTGATGATAGTTTTTTCTCTAGAACCCTCTCAACTTCCCTTAAAATCTCAGGGGATGTTCTCTGCATTGTTGCAATTCTCCTAGCAACATCAGACTGCTTCTCTGCCGGAAGTTGCCCTAGAATAATTGATGCTTTTGCCGGTTCTAAGTAGGCTAGAATAAGTGCAATAGTTTGTGGATGCTCCTGCTGAATAAAGTTTAAAAGATGGGCAGGGTCAGTTCTTCTAATAAAATCAAATGGTCTAGTTTGTAGGGAAGAAGTTAATCTATTTATTATATCAACAGCTTTTTGATTCCCAAGGGATTTCTCTAGTAACTCTCTAGCGTAGTCAATACCACCATTAGATATAAAATCCTGTGCTATCATTAACTCTTGAAACTCTGCTAAAACCTTATCTCTCTGCTCAGAATCGATATTCTCTAATCTGGCAATTTCAAAGGTTAATATTTCAATTTCATCTTCCCTTAGGTGTTTAAAAATTTCCGAGGATATTTCAGATCCAAGGGTTACAAGGAAAATTGCGGCCTTTTGCCGTCCTGTAAGTTCCTCTTTGTGGGTCTGCTTCTTCTTAGCCATCTATTTCCTACTCCTCTGATAACCAGGTTCTAATTAACTGTGCAACATCTTCAGGGTGTTCCCGTGCCACATTTATAGCCTGTTCTTGCATCTCTAATCTTGCTCTATCTTCAACCGACATCTCTACTTCCATGCCATCTTCTTCTGCACTTCTAAGAGCAGCTTCCCTCATAGCCTGGTGCTGTCTAGCCATCTCTTCTTCTTTTAATCTTCGACGTCTTTCAAGCTCTTTTGAAACCATTCTCATAATAACAAAGATGATAACTATTAATACAAACCCTAAAACAGAGAAAAGTAAAATCTTTTTTCTATTTTGTGCATCTCTTTCTAATTTATTCTCTAACTCAAACTCACTAGTTCTATCAAACTGTATTGCTTGAACAGTAACTGAATCACCATTTTGAATATCATAATTTATTGCATGTTTAATTAACTCTTCAGCTGCTAATATGTCTTCTTTTGTTAGTGGTATAAACTTTCTTACAATCTGACCATTCTCAATTAGAACATTACCATCTTTATCATACTGTTTCTCCCACTTACCATCAATATTTACAGCTACAGAAGTTCTCTCTTTTTTCCACTGACTCTTAACCTGTTTAGTATTAACAGTATTTACAACTTTATTTACAATCTCGCTACTTTGATTATAAGTCCCAGCCATTGTATCTAACTCTTGATATTGGGGAGGTGTTTGTCCCTCGGCTCCCGCCGGTCCTTCTGGAGTAAATCCTGAACCTTGAAATTCTGTTTTATTTATCTGTCTAGATATCTCAATAGACTCTTGGTTAACCTCTTCAGAGTAACCTGTAGCAGGATTATCCTTAGTTGTAATTATTGGGGTATGTTCCTCCTTATCAACTTCAACAACATCGGTATTCAGTGTTATATCTAAGTTAACTAGGGCTACCCTATCCTCTGTAAATATT
Above is a genomic segment from Thiospirochaeta perfilievii containing:
- the fliF gene encoding flagellar basal-body MS-ring/collar protein FliF, producing MDFIKKIISKITSLWSKWSLVQKIILIVIVVVVIGALSAVVGVNAGTSAKPLYLGLSEEANQELLFTLNDMNQPYTISSDGTIMVESEYLAKKIRTQLVATNSVPGSVSGFDMLGTPSFTETQWDKDQKLQMRVKTQLEYHIETLDSIDDASVTIVIPEKELFKENQKPNTVSVSLRIKHGSNFASDRSQIQGVERLIMTSVVNLNKDNITIVDRSTGKILNVSDEDMAEFDRLALGNKEMDQKTKFELKYKESIENALFEIFTEDRVALVNLDITLNTDVVEVDKEEHTPIITTKDNPATGYSEEVNQESIEISRQINKTEFQGSGFTPEGPAGAEGQTPPQYQELDTMAGTYNQSSEIVNKVVNTVNTKQVKSQWKKERTSVAVNIDGKWEKQYDKDGNVLIENGQIVRKFIPLTKEDILAAEELIKHAINYDIQNGDSVTVQAIQFDRTSEFELENKLERDAQNRKKILLFSVLGFVLIVIIFVIMRMVSKELERRRRLKEEEMARQHQAMREAALRSAEEDGMEVEMSVEDRARLEMQEQAINVAREHPEDVAQLIRTWLSEE